Proteins from a single region of Abyssalbus ytuae:
- a CDS encoding DNA-directed RNA polymerase subunit alpha: MAILNFQKPDKVIMIDSTDFEGKFEFRPLEPGYGLTVGNALRRVLLSSLEGFAITSIRIDKVDHEFSTIEGVVEDVVDITLNLKQVRFKRQIDDIDNETVSISISGKEQLTAGDFQKFISGFQVLNPDLVICNMDPKVNINMEITIEKGRGYVPAEENKKPNAPLGTIFTDSIYTPIKNVNYSIENYRVEQKTDYEKLVFEIVTDGSIHPKDALTEAAKILIHHFMLFSDERITLEADEIAQTETYDEESLHMRQLLKTKLIDMDLSVRALNCLKAAEVDTLGDLVSFNKNDLMKFRNFGKKSLTELEELVSNKGLSFGMDLSKYKLDKD; the protein is encoded by the coding sequence ATGGCAATATTAAATTTTCAGAAGCCCGATAAAGTTATAATGATCGATTCAACTGATTTTGAAGGTAAGTTTGAATTCAGACCTTTAGAACCAGGATATGGATTGACCGTTGGTAACGCATTACGAAGAGTACTCTTATCTTCATTGGAAGGTTTTGCTATTACATCAATAAGAATAGATAAAGTAGATCACGAATTTTCTACTATTGAAGGTGTGGTAGAAGACGTTGTAGATATTACTCTTAATCTAAAACAAGTACGTTTTAAAAGACAAATAGACGATATTGACAACGAAACAGTATCTATTTCAATAAGCGGAAAGGAACAGTTGACTGCGGGAGATTTCCAGAAATTTATATCAGGATTCCAGGTTTTAAATCCGGATTTGGTGATTTGTAATATGGATCCCAAGGTAAATATAAATATGGAAATTACAATTGAAAAAGGAAGAGGTTATGTGCCGGCAGAGGAAAACAAAAAACCTAATGCGCCACTTGGTACTATCTTCACCGATTCAATTTATACCCCTATTAAAAATGTAAATTATAGTATAGAAAACTATCGTGTAGAGCAAAAAACCGATTATGAAAAATTAGTTTTTGAAATTGTAACAGATGGTTCTATACACCCGAAAGATGCGTTAACCGAAGCTGCTAAAATTTTAATACATCACTTTATGTTATTCTCCGATGAGAGAATTACCCTTGAAGCTGATGAGATAGCACAAACTGAAACATACGATGAAGAATCGTTACATATGCGTCAGTTATTAAAAACCAAACTGATAGATATGGATCTTTCAGTTCGTGCACTAAACTGTTTAAAAGCAGCCGAAGTAGATACGTTAGGTGATTTAGTATCATTCAATAAGAATGATTTAATGAAATTCAGAAATTTTGGTAAAAAATCTTTAACCGAACTTGAGGAGCTTGTAAGTAACAAAGGTTTGAGTTTTGGAATGGATTTATCAAAATATAAATTAGATAAAGACTAA
- the rplQ gene encoding 50S ribosomal protein L17, whose amino-acid sequence MRHGKKVNHLGRKAAHRKAMLANMACSLIEHKRINTTVAKAKALKQFVEPLVTKSKSDTTHNRRIVFASLRNKYAVAELFRDVAAKVGDRPGGYTRIIKLGNRLGDNAEMAMIELVDYNETYNTEKAKKKTTRRSRSKKAETDKVEETAVAEETPKAEEEVKDVESKSEETSQE is encoded by the coding sequence ATGAGACACGGAAAAAAAGTTAACCATTTAGGTAGAAAAGCAGCTCACAGAAAGGCAATGTTAGCTAACATGGCTTGTTCTTTAATTGAGCATAAGCGTATAAATACCACAGTAGCAAAAGCAAAAGCTCTTAAACAGTTTGTTGAGCCTTTAGTGACCAAGTCAAAAAGTGATACAACTCACAACAGACGAATTGTTTTTGCTTCACTTAGAAATAAATATGCAGTTGCAGAATTATTCAGGGATGTTGCTGCTAAAGTAGGTGACAGACCAGGAGGTTATACCCGTATTATTAAGCTGGGTAATCGTTTGGGAGATAATGCTGAAATGGCAATGATTGAGCTTGTTGATTATAACGAAACTTATAATACTGAAAAAGCTAAAAAGAAAACTACCAGACGTAGTCGAAGTAAAAAAGCTGAAACTGATAAAGTAGAAGAAACAGCTGTGGCCGAGGAAACTCCAAAAGCTGAAGAAGAAGTAAAAGATGTAGAATCAAAATCTGAAGAAACATCACAAGAATAA